The Pleurodeles waltl isolate 20211129_DDA chromosome 6, aPleWal1.hap1.20221129, whole genome shotgun sequence genome has a segment encoding these proteins:
- the TMEM81 gene encoding transmembrane protein 81: MQCMEPLRSCVIFGVIIFAINADETTYTFPPELLSAEAKVAVRSTGCSVSCGLGVKEQEFCLVKPDGSESECEKRRDECMISWDCGLQTFTIPTGTPFQINCFSSNTVGIGLQSFLYTWRYAYGLITTLDALFKVYRVPGFIIRFNATKEENAGTYRCDVLQLQTSKFVKRIYFGLKIISESMVQLNFDKYHTTKEELKELEVAPDNFILGFIHKHLDVDWTYEHRMIFIGVVGIGSGLVASAIIWVTLRSFYNLLKKRKIRGDGG, from the coding sequence ATGCAATGCATGGAGCCCCTAAGAAGCTGTGTCATTTTCGGAGTAATCATTTTTGCTATCAACGCTGATGAGACCACATATACCTTCCCGCCTGAGCTCTTGAGTGCTGAGGCAAAGGTGGCGGTGAGGAGCACTGGATGCAGTGTCAGCTGTGGACTGGGAGTCAAGGAGCAGGAGTTCTGCCTGGTCAAGCCAGATGGATCTGAGAGTGAGTGCGAGAAGCGCCGAGATGAATGCATGATCAGCTGGGACTGTGGCCTTCAAACATTCACCATCCCCACTGGCACTCCCTTTCAGATTAACTGTTTTTCTAGCAATACAGTTGGCATAGGCCTCCAGTCCTTTCTGTACACATGGAGATATGCATATGGCCTCATCACCACACTTGATGCGCTCTTTAAAGTCTACAGGGTCCCAGGCTTCATCATCCGATTCAACGCAACCAAGGAGGAAAATGCTGGCACATACCGGTGCGATGTCTTGCAGCTCCAAACCTCCAAATTTGTTAAGAGGATATACTTTGGTCTGAAGATCATCTCCGAGTCAATGGTGCAACTGAACTTTGACAAATACCACACCACCAAGGAGGAGCTGAAGGAGTTAGAGGTGGCCCCGGATAACTTTATCCTTGGCTTCATCCATAAACACTTGGACGTTGACTGGACTTATGAGCATCGAATGATCttcattggggtggtggggattGGTAGTGGACTAGTGGCCTCTGCCATAATCTGGGTCACCTTGAGGTCTTTTTACAACctcctaaaaaagagaaaaattagaGGTGATGGGGGATGA